In Sander vitreus isolate 19-12246 chromosome 4, sanVit1, whole genome shotgun sequence, the genomic stretch AGCTGTCTGCCCTTTTTTAGGCGCCTGAAAGAAGGACTAAAGTTCTGGCCTTTTAGTCGTGAGACAGAACACCTTTTGGTgaggtaaaatattttttacataccATTGATTTCCTATTGATATGTTGTTGGAGATGAAGTAACATCAgccattttgataatcgattacgTTATGAAGTAActtttcaagcaaacatttgatGGTTCCAGCTTCTGAAAGGGCGCATTGACTGCTTCTCTTGGTCCtacatttgaatatatttggATTTTTTACAGTTAATTTGATAACATCGCCTTGAGCTCTTTTTTCGCCATTCACATGCCTTATCAACATCAGACTGGAAGCCGAAGGTTCAACACTGAAGCTTAGAAAAAGGTAGAACGAGGTTGCACAGTGGAGCGACATGTTAAGTGCAATGGCAATGTAACTGACGAAATAATGAACACCTCATTGCTTATTCATATTGGAATTTGAACACAAAAAACTAGACCACTAGAATTTGAAATGAAAGGATATAGACCCTGGCCTATTGGCAATAACCAGCAGAGTTAAGATGTACGTTCAACCCCGGTTTTCTGAAATGATTTGTAGACTGCCATGTAGAGGCAAAGGTCACACTTGGAGCTATGTAGCTCAGTCAGACTCTCAGGCAGCGTTCAGGCGGAAGATGATTTAGCGATTGCATGGCCCATATTCACACACTGAATTTGACACCCAGCATGTTTGTAATTCAGAAACAGAAATCAATGAGAGCTCAGTGAGCAGTTCATTCATCCAATCAGGTTTACTGTAGGTTTATTTTGATATCCGAGTAAAGGAGAGAACGGTCTGTcatctgttgaccaacctactTGAAATTATGCCTGTCAAGATAATTCATTCGTGACCCCAATGAGTGTGGGGGGATGGGTTTGCCAAGATAAGAAAGACCCTGACCAGGCATGTCACTTTGGATTTACCTTAAAGCAGTGTTGCATGGAGCTCTATTAAGAGCAATACTCTGCATACGAGTGTAGAGGGTGTCTTTCATTTGCCTGTGCAAAACCCAAATACTCAAAAGCAAAACGGTAAGGAATGGATGAAATGTTGTGATATCTGCTTAAAACGTAAGAGGTCGACTTATCCAATGTGATCAACAGCAACATGTTGAAATTACAATTGACTTTCAGGGTTTGTAAATTATGTGCTTGGCGTGACATGAGTGAAATCAGTTTATGACTATAGCCTGGGACAGGcatatacaaaaaaacattttctatcaATTGATGTAAGTTCTTCAAAGGCGATGAGTGGGTGGAGAAGAAAGTGGGGGATCAGGGCTGTGGAAACCCAAAAGCCTTCAAAACACACTTTGCTTTTACTTTGGTTTCCCTTTCCACAAaaggtttgtgtgtttgaacctctctctttctgtttggaCTTTGCATGGACTTTGTTCTCCCACAGTCCATGACATAGACATGCACGTGAGGTGACATGGGAACTCAGAATCTTCGGTGTGAATGTCTGTGGTCTGTCAATGTTTGTTGGCAATAACGTAGCCTACTCCCAAAGGGCATACTGGGATAAGCTCCAGCAGCTCAGTTCGAACAGGATAAGTAGTTTAGCCAAATGAGGGATGAAGTCATGGTTTCCCAGCTGGGAAAATGTGACACTACTCTTCCAAGTTATCTCCCCATTTCTTATGGCTCCTAGGCAAAGGGAGGACAAgggttttcatgttttcatgctttgcAAATATGCAGGGTCAGGCTGTACAAGATGtctttttggttttctttcaacaaaaaagGAGCCAGGACATGGTgccttgagaaaaaaaatggacacCGATCATTACAGTAATATTTATTTGTAAcctgatttatttttaactgaacatatacagtgtgttgttgctgttgagGTGATTCTGCGCCACTGACAGCATCCaacaaagcagttttttttaatacataacTGAAATCTTACCAACATTGCATTCAATTAATGAATGTATGCAGATGGTATATTCATATGCTACCAACATGGTCTCAAGTCTGTAGAATGCAGTAAAAATTGTTAAGTGAATTGTGCCCTCAAGTGGGTATTGAGAGGAATGAGCACACAGATGTGACAGAAGTACAGAAGTATAACAAGCAAAATGTATAAagtaaatgtgaaaataattacCCTTCTTAtagtgttatattattataaatgctatactatttcattattattattattattattattattcagggtTTAAGGGGGAGTTTAAATGTTACTGTAGCTGCTAAGGTGACTGAAGATAATATATGATAATGCATCACATTTTAAAGGAAgagcatgtgttttgtgtttagaACATCTTAAtctgctgtcaaataaatatgtaaaaagtacaatatttttctctgaaatgtatgcaaatataCAGTTTTACCTCAAAACGTTAGCAAGCATAGTCTACTAGAACTTAAAAAGTAGGGCTCGTCCGGGATTTGAACCCGGGACCTCTCGCACCCTAagcgagaatcatacccctaGACCAACGAGCCGCACAGCGCGGAAgctcacatttaaaaaactcACTAATAGGTGATACCAATGTCTATCATTTGATTGAGTAATATTTAAGTGGACACGACAGAGAGGAAACGTGTCTGTGTCAACAAAACATTTCTTCTCATTTTATTCCATTTCAAGGTACTTCAGTACCCTTAAGGTAGACCATGACTAACCACGAGTCATCAGTGTCTGTGAATTGCAAACTTAATGGAAACCACAAAATGTCCAACGGTTAAAAACGTTGAAAGAAAGAAACGGTCGCAAACGTAAATAGGCCAACAGCTACAGCAATTCACATGAATAACATTATGTCTGAGCAAAATTACTGGTCGTTGCCACAACTTAATTAGGCTAATATCTGTCTAGACTGGAAGACTCAACACTGTATTGCCATTAGTAGTTACAACTTACAATCAGAGCATAAAAGTCAAGACAcataataagaaataaaaacacaacacttaGCCTGAATACATAACCCCCAACctaaataggcctacataacCCCCACCCCATaaaacagtaggcctacagtatgcATTACATAGGCTACATGCGTCTACTTACCGAGATTGACTCACATCATGGCTGTTGTCAATGTTTAATGCGTGAATTGTTTGGGTTTCTCTGAAAACAGGGAACAAAGTGAAAACGAGGCGACATATTTAACACAAATGTCTTTAACTTTATCATTAAATTGTCCATATCTACCCTGGAGTTTTGTGGTAAAGCTCATCAATCAAGCGTACATAGGATATGTGTATTCCTTTGTCGGATACGCGtgtgtttaatttaattaacGGCGGGACTGACTGAAAAGTCTGTTCGGAAGAGTCCAATACTATGGAACGCTGACACATTGTTGTTACGTCGCTTAACAACCGCCAGAGGGCACCATTTAACACGTTGCCAAGAAGAGGCTGAGGAAGGAAACAGAGAGGATACGAACCATAAAGGTTTTAATAGATAGgcccagagtgatagagaaagacatggCTCTGGATAGGCCTATAGAACTTGATCCAAACATCCAAACGATCCGAACGAGGCAAGAAACCTCACTCCCTCCTACTTTCTTTTAACTAGCTAGgcctcctctgttttttttcttgtctacATTGTACAAATGTGCTGTCTTTCTGTGTTACCATAAACCAACGTATAGCTGCAGAAGTGCAACCAAAAACTGGGTTGAAACAAAATAGGCCTACTGTGAAACATTTTTCTGAATTTGTCACTTCCTGGATGTTctttttgtaattgtttgtgTGAGGCAGTACACCAGTAAAAATAGGGTCAGCTTTATTTCTAATTATTTTAATGTGCATAGGGAGGGGAAACACATCAGTCACCAAGGATTAAGCACAGCGTTTGTTGAGGTAAATCACTTTCATTAGACCAGTCCATTAACTGATCCATACAACTCAAATTGTTTAGGGTTTATAGATCAGTGTTTGCAGAAAAAGACAATTCAGGCAATAGAGCGGCTTTAAATGGTTGTAAATAGGAGTTTCAGTAATGAGTGCTGGCCACGTGTGCCACCTGATGGCTGTGCAGCACAGGGGAAAGCAGGTCACTGACATCATGCATATTGATCCTATAATAATATCCTGTAATGCACATTCCTGAATGCCGCGCCATAAATTAGCTGCTCTAGTTGGCTGTCCTGCCAGATTAAATTTTTTGGAACTGTAGATGCCTGTACACGTGTGGGAGAAGATTTCCTAAATGTCAAATAGGATATTGATCTTCACtggcaacacaaacaacaagcaACCCTTGCCACTACAGAGGAAAGCCGGTTTATTTGAACTATTATAACAAACCAACATTGTAATTTGTAATAGTAGTAGTTTTTGGATGAAGAAATAAAGACACATCTCTGAAACCACATTAGGAGAGAGCACACATATGTGTTATCAGTTTTGCAGcctggtgtgtatgtgtgtttaattgAGTGATTCATCTTCTAAATAGACAATCTTTGATAGCGTAACCAGTGACAGTTTCCATGCTCACTCACTTGCTATTTGCTTTCATTAGTCTTAACTTAATATCCTTTATGTTTCCCCATTCAGTAGCTTTTTAACAGCATactccctttgtgtgtgtgtgtgtgtgtgtgtgtgtgtgtgtgcgcatttgtGGTAAGACGCTGAATGTGTGAGAATCACTGTATTCTTGAAACCACAATTAAAAATCTGCTTTCAAGGATGCAAATAGTACATATTTTTAATTATCAAGAAGCTGCATTAGACTTAATAAAGTAACAGTTCAATATGAAAGCAAGTTAAAGACAACAAAGTAATATTCAAACACTACATGACGCCTCTTTGACACTTTACTGACAGGAAACTATGTATGTATTAACAGCATCTATCAAAACTTTGATATACTTTCTATATAACAAAATTAATGACTGAGCCTTGAGACCCATTGGTTGCTAGGTGGCAGGACCATGTATCCACGTATACCTTATAGAATGTACATATAAATGTGAAAGAACTATGCAGGAAGACAGCCCCAGACGCTCTCagtcaatgtgtttgtgtgtctcgcAGATGGCAGCCTCAGTCCAAACACCCAAAGCAGGAGGGGTTGGCACATATTTCACAAGGATCTGCAGACATGATGATAGACactggaaagaaaaaagaaaacataaatattAATCTGACctataatgtgtttttgtaccACCCAAGAGCCAGCTTTTCAGTTTTTAATGAAATGCTGCTTATAGTGATAATGGTATTCATATCCATAACTGTCTCAATACAGCAACAAGGGTGCCATCTGTGTATAATGAGCTTTAATGGCCCCCAAATACTATTTGAACAGCTTTGAATAGGCCTATTGTCTGGCATAATTATTCCAGAGCCACTTTATGGTGAAGCTATTTCAGGATGTGCCTAATACAATGTGTAAACAGTGAATTTGAGGAATCCATTTGAGTGAACTAACTGAAACATGCACCTGTTGTCTTTAATCACAAGTCTGAGAGCGAGCACATGTCTGAGAAATACAACCGTTGATTTAAGTGTCTAAGAGTGTGGTAGATTGTTTCCTGTATGACAAAAGTCAAATGTTGAGACTGATGCTCACTGAACAGGTAGTTAAGTAGGTGGTAGAGCCGGTTGGatattaaaagaatagtttgacattttgggaaatttgcttatttgctttcttgcggAAAGTTAGATCAGACTCTCAAGTCCGTATGGATTGTTGTACAAATAACATAAATGGGATAGAACTCATTGATAAGCAAGCTTTAGGGTTGTTGGTATGGAAATGTTATGACTTTGGAAAGTGTCAGGCTAacagtttccccctgtttccagtctaagtgctaagctaaccagctgctatACTTGATGAAGCCTCTTAGTTAAAAgaaatgtttattgtgtgtaaaatgtctattttattttttatttttttttaaatcaatcaaataTACACTGTCTATGTGTTGTAAATACTCAGTATTGCACCAATTAATCCACGGCTGAAAGTTAGCCCAAATAAATGCCCTATTTACTCCGGTTTGAGTAACGTTTCCTAAAGTGTCCGGCTGTTTTAAGAAATTGTTTAGCCCTTTAAagaaatgagatttttttttgtttttgacccGATTGTAAAGATGTATGTCTTTCTTAGGAACCAAATGGCTTGGGGCTGAGTGTCACCGTTGGAAAATAGTGGTTGCAAAAGCAAATTGTTGTTATTGGTTGTTAGTTTTTTCAGCACAATAGAAGTATATTTAAGAGGACCACACTGTACATTGAACATTTCATTCCAGAATTTGTTGGTGCCAAACAAAATCTGATGTCCTACATTTCCATTCGCTCAGTCTTACCTAGTTTGGAGAAAACGATGGCTGCTCCCTTCCCTTGGCACACTGGCTGAAAGACTTGGGGTAGGACAGGGTTGGTGCAAACAGCTACAATGGTCGTCTCAGCGAGGTGAGGGCTCACGTTGTCGTCTAaatccatcagctccatcagctgCTTCACTGCCTCCAAGGGAAAGCTCCTGTCTCCAACCTGGGGGTGGTGGGGTTGGGGAGGGGGACAAGAAGAACTGTGAGGGATGAGAAAGAACTATTCTGCCCTGGAAGGAAATACTACTATTTCTAAGATGCATATAGAAAATACAAGAGCAAAGACGGAGTGAACAGAAAGAAACCGCATGgttgataaaataacaaaatgtcaaCAGTATTTCCAAGAACAAGTTATACTCACTTTAACCTGCACACCTCCTAGAGcttgtctgcacacacacagcaccaagACAATAACGATACAGAGCACTCTCATTTTCAGTTGATGCAAGATGCTTCTCAGTTTAGAGGACAGTTTCTTCTGAGGTCGCTGTATATCTGCTCTGCCTCTTATAAGGTGTCGTGACAGATTTATTGAGTGATTAATTGACAAAGACAAGTGGCAGGGTAACCCTAAAGGTAGGGGACATTGACTGGTCCAAGATAACCAAAGGCATTGTAACAACTTTGGATCCTCTTTTTATAACCACTATCCTCTGAATTTGTTTATAACCTCAATCTCTGTTGTTTCCTCCGTCAGCACAAAGTTTTATTATTGACTTTGGGTTTCATACTAACGCATCGAATGCCTCAGTGCCACCTTATAAATCTCCCCATTGTCTCTCTCCCACATATATTCATCACAGAGGTGTCTGATAAGAAAGCAGCCATATACGTACACAGCTGATCCATATGGGTCACTTGTTTGCACAGCTATGGTATTTGCAAATAATGACGCTTTTGAGATGCAAATGTTAACTTTTctgtctgaaaaacaaacttAATGCACCTTAATGTGCCTAAATGCAaacccttcccccccccccccataaacTTGAAATGCTTTAACAGCCAGGTGTCACTTCAATTCAATCCAAAATGTGCGATATTAAATCAATGAAATAAGAAGTTAGATGCTCAAGTCAACTTTTGTGAGAAAAGGAGTAGCTCTTTCCCAACAGATAAGAGTCAAATGTGTGATGTCATTGTGAGTCACCGTCTGGAGCTCCCCCATCAACGAAACAAATGAATTGTAGCCAAACTGTGTGAACCTTTAACTACTAAGTACATTTTGGACTTGTTGCATCACAATATTTtgtgtataatatataaattcCTCTCTCTGTTACTCACTCTCACAAAGACACATACAATAGCTGTTAATGAAAACCATAAAGCAGCTCGACAAGTATTGATTAGAAAATCATTAAAGACTAGAATACTTTCATTGAACATGCTATACATAACTCTTAACGTTTAACCAAGAAGGACACTGTAACACATAATCACAGTGAAGCGTTAAGTTCATATACAAACTACACTGTAAACTGATCTTCTTTCAGGGAAAAATTGAGATTAAAAAGATCCATGGTAATGTCTGTTCTGGGTTCCAGACACTGAGTACTATAACATGGAATTTGAATTTACCAAGCTGGTGAAATAttggaaaacagagagagaaatattaaaATGGGAAGTGTTAAAAAGGAGAATGAGAGCACTCTTTGGAGCATTACAAGTCCCAAAATAGACAATTAAAGGATATGCAGGACATGAATCAAATTCTCAATAGTTAATAATGGAAAGGTCCAGTGTGGCTTCTGGCACacaaaatagtaaaataatCCTCCTACAAGCAGAAATACATTTCAGCACACTTCAATATGACATATAATCCACAGATTTGTGTGGACAAAAGATCTTCAGAAAGACAAattgtatatttgttttaatgtgtatgGAATATAATTTGAGGCTCACTGATGCtttcagatatatatataacttcTAAGCATGCAGCAAACAGGGTGGAGGAGGGTGATAAGTAAACCAACTCAATCAGagattattttaaattattcaaTTCAGAAATATTCAGTTacgtgttttattttatgtattcatttaacCTTTATTCATTTACTATTTTACTTCTATGCCCTTCTAACAGTTGAGTAGAAAATTAGAACAATGGAGTCAGTTAATTAAACAAGAACAGGCTCAGTGCCACTCACTGGTTAATATGGGCCAAAGCACAAGGATGACATATATGGTCATTTACCAACAATGGCTCCCTCTGTAGAGAGAATAGTACCACTGGTTATTATGTGGCTAACTTAAACATATAGAATGGTGTGTGGTGAGTGTTGTAATGATCATCTGTAATGAGTGCAGAGTGTTAATGGAGTCTTTAGGAGCATCAGGGTAGAGGCAGCAGTATGTTCATAATATGACATCCCCATAATCCAGAACTGAGAGAAAACCCATTTGTACAAATCAGGGCAGCTGCTTCGGTTGCTATACAACCGTTATACAACCATACAAAGACAATGTTTAACAAGCTaacactgagcaactctcataggaatgaacggggctctgCCTCGCCTTGAACACAATTCTTATAATAAATCCATAATCTACTACCCCAACCGGACTTCTAAAGCGGAATTTGGCGCTCTCATTGTTACCTTACTTCGTGCTTTGCTGGCCGTAGTAATTCTGTAAACGTAAATTCTGTAAACGTAAAGTCTGTAAACGTAAATTCTGTAAACGTAAATATGGGTCGGAATTGCCTCTAATTTACTTGttggaaaataatttttatacatttattaattttatttacattcatttacatCC encodes the following:
- the LOC144516108 gene encoding guanylin-like, with translation MRVLCIVIVLVLCVCRQALGGVQVKVGDRSFPLEAVKQLMELMDLDDNVSPHLAETTIVAVCTNPVLPQVFQPVCQGKGAAIVFSKLVSIIMSADPCEICANPSCFGCLD